The nucleotide window TGGCGCAGTAGCCCCAGGGGGTAAAGTGCAATTGGTGTTTGTCGTACAGCTGTTTGAGCTTGCTGCCAGCGGGTATCAATATCTGGTTGCCCAATACCTGGTAGCCCCTTTGCTGGGCACGTTTCAGAATATTCAGGTAGGCTTTGGTGGTTTGGGGGCTAATTTTTCCCGATTTCTCTCGTACCGAACCTATCAGTTCGATCTGTTGCGGGTTATAGAGCTGTAGGCTCAGCAGCAAGCGGTTCAGTGCTTCAATATCAGTAAATTCTGTCAGCTTTACCTGGCACTCCACTTGGTCAAAGCCGGCGTTATCCAAAAGTGACAGAGTGGTATCTACCCGGCGCATCCAGCCACCGTTGCACAGCTCCGGGGTGTTACCAAAGTGGATACGCAGGCGATTAAAATGCAACCCTTGCAGCAGTGCCAGTCTGTCTGCGGTGATTTGCCGATGATCAATTTCAAAACCGTAGACGATATTACTGCTTTGATGCTTCAGAGCACTGCTTATCTGGTAACACAACAAAGTCAGGTCGGCCGGTGACAGCCGATGTAACTCGCCCCCCTTTAGCCACACTTGATCCACGGGTCGTTGGCTCAGGTCTTTGCTGTAAAGTGCCAGCTCCATGGGTAACAGCTGTAACTGCTGCTGCCAGTCTTCCCCATCAACGGTCAGGGAGAGCCCGGTACGGCCATTGTGATTGTTCGATTCAGCAGGGCCAATAGGCAAACAAGACCTTTCCGGACAGGTGTTGATAGGCTCTTGCTTCTCCAGCGGGTAGCGGATGGGAATGTCGGCGATTTCCCAATTTGTGGGTGAGTATTCCATCTGAGGCCAGTGCAAATCTGTGATAGAGCCACCTTAGTGCTTGCAAGAGCTTGGCCATATGATGTGTGTCAATCATTGTCTTTTGGTTTGAGATCAGTTGCATTCCCAAGCAACTGGTTGAAAAATTCCGGTACTAGCTCAGTGGCCGGCCCGTATTCCTGTTCGGCGAACTTTGAAGCCGATGCGCTGGGCTCCAGATTCAGCTCTACGGTATGGGCACCTGCCTGGTGAGCAACTTGAAAAAATCCGGCGGCGGGATAGACATTGCCGGATGTGCCAATGGAAACAAACAGATCGCACTGTTCCAGGGCCTGATAAATGCGCTCCATTTCCAGGGGCATTTCACCAAACCAAACCACGTGAGGCCTTAGCTTTGCCGCGGGTGAACAACACTCGCACAAGCTGTCCACGGTGCTTGCCTCGCGCCATGGGTAGAGCTGCCCGCTGTTTGAACAACGCATTTTCAGCAACTCTCCGTGCATATGAATCAGGTTTTGGCTGCCACTGCGCTCGTGCAAATCGTCGATATTTTGGGTAACTAGCAGAAAATTGCCTTGCCAGGCTTGTTCAAAGTGGGCCAGGGCCTGGTGTGCCAAATTGGGTTTTATGTCATCGCCGAGTAATTGCTGACGGCGCTCGCTGTAGAAGCGGTGTACAAATTCTGGATTGCGTTGAAACCCTTCTGGTGAGGCGACGTCCTCAATTCTGTGCTCTTCCCACAAACCATCGATGGCACGAAATGTACGGATACCGGACTCAGCAGAGATACCCGCGCCGGTGAGCACTACGATAGAATGAAATTGATTGGCCATCTCAGTATCCTGTCGGCTCCAAAGAGAGTGATTGTGGCAGAAAACTTCCACTCATTGGCGCTGTCTGACCAACAACCGGACATAAAACCACCAGACTCAACGTTTCTCAGGAGCTGCACCGAATGCTTGATACCCGCCCACTGTTGCTGGATACAGATTTTCCTCCGCTGCGTCGCGGAGCACTGACCACTTTACAGGTGAATCTGGGGTATTTGTGCAATCTCAGCTGCACCCATTGCCACGTGAATGCCGGCCCCAAGCGTACTGAATTGATGAGTCGTGAAAACGTGGAACTGGTGTTGCAAGTATTGAAACATCATCGCCTGCAGACCCTCGACTTAACGGGTGGCGCCCCGGAAATGAACCCTCACTTTCGCTATCTGGTCGAGCAGGCAACCGAGTTGGGGGTGGAGGTGATTGATCGCTGCAACCTGACCATTTTGCAAGAGCCCGGTTATGAAGATTTGGCTGAATTTCTCGCGGATCACAAAGTGACCATAGTGGCGTCGCTACCCTGTTACTCAGAGCAGAACGTCAATAAGCAGCGTGGCAAGGGGGTTTTTGGTGACAGTATTGATGCGCTGCAAAAACTCAACAAGCTGGGTTACGGTATCCGTGACGATTTGCCCCTGAATCTGGTTTATAACCCCAATGGCGCCTTTTTGCCGCCGCCGCAAATGCAGCTGGAAAACGATTACAAGCAGCAGCTGAGAGAGCAGTTTGGCATCGAGTTTCACAGCCTGTTTACCATCACCAATATGCCCATCAGCCGTTTTGGCGGCATGCTGTTGGCCAAGGGTTTGTTTAACGACTACATGGATTTGCTTAAACAGAGCTACAGCGATAACAATTTGGAAACAGTCATGTGCCATTCTTTGATCAGTGTGGACTGGCAGGGCAACCTGTATGACTGCGATTTTAACCAGATGTTGGAGCTGCCCTTGCAGGAAGTCAGCTCCCTGATTGCCAGTGACCGCCAGCGCCACCTGAGCCAATTGTTGCAAAGTGATTTTAATGGCAACCCCATTGTGATTGGCGAGCATTGCTACGGTTGTACCGCCGGGCAGGGCAGCAGTTGCGGGGGCGCACTGGAAGAGTAGACAATAGCCACCACTTTGATTTCCAATAGCAGCCATTACCAATAACAAAAAGCACCGCTGACAATAATGCACCAAAAGCTGTCGATTATTATTCCTGCGCTCAACGAAGCGCAGTTAATTGAAGACACCCTAAAGCCGCTGCAGCCCCTTCGTCAGGAAGGGGTCGAAATTATTTTGTGCGACGGTGGCAGCCGCGATAACACCACTCAATTGGCCGAACCCTTGGTGGATATAGTCTGGCTTTGCGATCCTGGGCGAGCTCGGCAAATGAATGCCGGGGCCATGATTGCCTCCGGTGACTACCTGTTGTTCCTCCACGCAGATACCCAGTTGCCAGATGATTTTCTGGAATGTTGGCAAAGCATTCAAAAGCATCAGCCCCTGTGGGGCTTTTTTAAAGTGCGCCTCAGTGGCTCCGAGGCGCTGCTGAAAATGGTGACTTTCTTTATCAATTTGCGTTCCCGACTTACCTCCGTGGCCACCGGGGATCAGTGCATCTATGTGCAGCGCACCTTGTTTGATCAACTGGGAGGCTATCGGGATATTCCATTGATGGAAGATGTCGAATTGACAACCCGGTTGCGCCAGCAAAAGCGCGCCCGTTTGGTGGAGCCACCGGTATTGACCTCCAGCCGGCGCTGGGAGCGTGATGGTGTTTGGCGCACGGTGTGGCTGATGTGGCGATTGCGCTGGCGCTTTTTTCGCGGTGCAGACCCCGGTGAATTGGTAAAACAGTATTACTAGCCTCTACAAGCTTCAAAATGACAACCACTTACCTGTACCCCAACTACCGCATTATTCAATACGCCAAGGCGCCGCAAACGGGTAAGGTAAAAACCCGCTTGCAGCCAGTACTGGGGGAGCAGGGCTGCCTGCAACTGCATTGCCGTTTGGTGGAACATTGCTTTCAGCGTGTGCACAACGCAGCGGTAGCGCCTCACCGATTTTCTATCGCTGGCAGTGATGACAATTTTTTCCAATCTATAGTGACTTCATCCAATATTGAATATCAGCAGGGTGCTGATTTGGGTGAGCGTATGCAGCGCACGGCTGAAAAGGCGCTGGCCTCAGTCAAAGGCGTGCTGATTATTGGCAGCGATTGCCCCTTCTTCGATCGGAATTACCTGG belongs to bacterium SCSIO 12696 and includes:
- a CDS encoding TIGR04283 family arsenosugar biosynthesis glycosyltransferase, which produces MHQKLSIIIPALNEAQLIEDTLKPLQPLRQEGVEIILCDGGSRDNTTQLAEPLVDIVWLCDPGRARQMNAGAMIASGDYLLFLHADTQLPDDFLECWQSIQKHQPLWGFFKVRLSGSEALLKMVTFFINLRSRLTSVATGDQCIYVQRTLFDQLGGYRDIPLMEDVELTTRLRQQKRARLVEPPVLTSSRRWERDGVWRTVWLMWRLRWRFFRGADPGELVKQYY
- the arsS gene encoding arsenosugar biosynthesis radical SAM protein ArsS (Some members of this family are selenoproteins.): MLDTRPLLLDTDFPPLRRGALTTLQVNLGYLCNLSCTHCHVNAGPKRTELMSRENVELVLQVLKHHRLQTLDLTGGAPEMNPHFRYLVEQATELGVEVIDRCNLTILQEPGYEDLAEFLADHKVTIVASLPCYSEQNVNKQRGKGVFGDSIDALQKLNKLGYGIRDDLPLNLVYNPNGAFLPPPQMQLENDYKQQLREQFGIEFHSLFTITNMPISRFGGMLLAKGLFNDYMDLLKQSYSDNNLETVMCHSLISVDWQGNLYDCDFNQMLELPLQEVSSLIASDRQRHLSQLLQSDFNGNPIVIGEHCYGCTAGQGSSCGGALEE
- a CDS encoding TIGR04282 family arsenosugar biosynthesis glycosyltransferase: MTTTYLYPNYRIIQYAKAPQTGKVKTRLQPVLGEQGCLQLHCRLVEHCFQRVHNAAVAPHRFSIAGSDDNFFQSIVTSSNIEYQQGADLGERMQRTAEKALASVKGVLIIGSDCPFFDRNYLASACEALEQGNDCVLGPANDGGYVLIGLRRVDAKLFCNMPWGTEQVLALTRERLQALQWRYRELPALADIDRPDDLVHLSRVFPDWQPQGPLESSAL
- the cobB gene encoding NAD-dependent protein deacylase, whose translation is MANQFHSIVVLTGAGISAESGIRTFRAIDGLWEEHRIEDVASPEGFQRNPEFVHRFYSERRQQLLGDDIKPNLAHQALAHFEQAWQGNFLLVTQNIDDLHERSGSQNLIHMHGELLKMRCSNSGQLYPWREASTVDSLCECCSPAAKLRPHVVWFGEMPLEMERIYQALEQCDLFVSIGTSGNVYPAAGFFQVAHQAGAHTVELNLEPSASASKFAEQEYGPATELVPEFFNQLLGNATDLKPKDND